A portion of the Oscillospiraceae bacterium genome contains these proteins:
- the mtaB gene encoding tRNA (N(6)-L-threonylcarbamoyladenosine(37)-C(2))-methylthiotransferase MtaB, with product MRVCFYTLGCKVNLNETGALEQMFRSNGFTIVQEGEPADVFVVNSCTVTNFGDQKSRKWLRRAKRENPGAVTVLTGCYPQAFPEEAAQFLEADLVCGNGDRKAILDNVLKLLDGHERIVAITPHQRGEQFEELPVERFETHTRAFIKVEDGCNRQCAYCVIPRARGPVRSRAESSILAELRQLAAAGYREVVLSAISLPSYGLDTGTNLVELVEKCAQVEGIERIRLGSLDPDMLTPEFITRLAAVDKLCPQFHLSLQSGCTATLRRMRRVYSAEQYAQVVDQIRAAYGSRPVSFTTDCICGFPGETPEDFAESCDFLKKIGFLKVHVFPYSRRSGTPAYDFPDQVHEREKQARSREMNALAEQVRCEVLAAHEGTEDDVLLETPLSGTLFTGYTRLYIPVVVSAPGRKSGEIVHVRLGPYDGERVRATLC from the coding sequence ATGCGAGTTTGTTTTTATACACTGGGCTGCAAGGTCAACCTGAACGAGACCGGTGCCCTGGAGCAGATGTTCCGTTCCAACGGCTTTACCATCGTGCAGGAAGGCGAACCGGCGGACGTATTCGTGGTGAACAGCTGCACCGTGACCAACTTTGGCGATCAGAAGAGCCGCAAGTGGCTGCGCCGTGCCAAGCGCGAGAACCCCGGTGCCGTGACCGTGCTCACCGGCTGCTATCCGCAGGCCTTCCCGGAGGAGGCTGCGCAGTTCCTGGAGGCCGACCTGGTGTGCGGCAACGGCGACCGCAAGGCCATTCTGGACAATGTGCTCAAGCTGCTGGACGGCCATGAGCGCATCGTGGCCATCACCCCGCACCAGCGCGGCGAGCAGTTCGAGGAACTGCCGGTGGAGCGGTTCGAGACCCACACCCGCGCCTTCATCAAGGTGGAGGACGGCTGCAACCGGCAGTGCGCCTACTGCGTCATCCCCCGTGCCCGCGGCCCGGTGCGCAGCCGCGCCGAAAGCAGCATTCTGGCCGAGCTGCGCCAGCTGGCCGCCGCCGGTTACCGGGAAGTGGTGCTCAGTGCCATTTCCCTGCCCAGCTACGGGCTGGACACCGGCACCAATCTGGTGGAGCTTGTGGAGAAATGTGCTCAGGTGGAGGGCATCGAGCGCATCCGTCTGGGCAGCCTGGACCCGGACATGCTCACCCCGGAGTTCATCACCCGGCTGGCCGCTGTGGACAAGCTGTGCCCCCAGTTCCATCTGAGCCTGCAGAGCGGCTGCACCGCCACTTTGCGCCGGATGCGCCGTGTTTACAGTGCCGAACAGTATGCACAGGTGGTGGACCAGATCCGCGCCGCCTACGGCAGCCGCCCGGTGAGCTTTACCACCGACTGCATCTGCGGCTTCCCCGGCGAGACGCCCGAGGATTTTGCCGAGAGCTGCGACTTCCTGAAGAAGATCGGCTTTTTGAAGGTGCATGTGTTCCCCTACTCCCGCCGCAGCGGCACCCCGGCCTACGACTTCCCGGATCAGGTGCACGAACGTGAAAAGCAGGCGCGCAGCCGTGAAATGAACGCCCTTGCCGAGCAGGTGCGCTGTGAGGTGCTGGCTGCCCACGAGGGCACCGAGGATGACGTGCTGCTGGAAACGCCGCTGTCCGGCACCCTGTTCACCGGCTACACCCGGCTGTACATCCCGGTGGTGGTGTCCGCCCCCGGCCGCAAGAGCGGCGAGATCGTGCATGTGCGGCTGGGTCCGTACGACGGCGAACGGGTGCGTGCAACACTTTGCTGA
- a CDS encoding glucose-6-phosphate isomerase: protein MSVALNTKHLSGFISEEEYAAIYPQVEAAHKQLEAKNGPGSDFLGWMYLPRDYDKEEFARIKAAAKKIREDSDVLVVAGIGGSYLGARAVVEAVKGQFHNELEGGPKIYFCGNSISPTYLNNILDLCKGKRFSINVISKSGTTTETSLAFRVLRELLEKEMGVEEANKRIYATTDRAKGTLKQLADAQGWPTFVVPDDVGGRYSVLSAVGLLPIAAAGIDIDQLMKGAADAMERFSVLSPDNDAYKYAAIRNILYRKGKSIEILECYEPDFTLMNEWYKQLFGESEGKDNKGLFPASCIFSTDLHSMGQFIQEGSRTMFETIVDVKKPAKDLFIDSLEGNFDGLNFLADQNMSVVNRKAMEGTILAHTDGGVPEVLVEVDDLSAYNVGYLIYFFWRACACSGYLLGVNPFNQPGVESYKKNMFALLGKPGYEGLTAELEAKLK, encoded by the coding sequence ATGAGTGTTGCACTGAACACGAAACACCTCTCCGGCTTTATCAGCGAAGAGGAATATGCAGCCATCTATCCCCAGGTGGAAGCAGCTCACAAGCAGCTGGAGGCCAAGAACGGCCCCGGCAGCGACTTCCTGGGCTGGATGTATCTGCCCCGTGATTATGACAAGGAAGAGTTTGCCCGCATCAAGGCAGCTGCCAAAAAGATCCGTGAGGATTCCGATGTGCTGGTCGTGGCCGGCATCGGCGGCAGCTATCTGGGCGCCCGTGCCGTGGTGGAGGCCGTGAAGGGCCAGTTCCACAACGAGCTGGAGGGCGGCCCCAAGATCTACTTCTGCGGCAACAGCATCAGCCCCACCTACCTGAACAACATCCTGGACCTGTGCAAGGGCAAGCGCTTCTCCATCAATGTTATTTCCAAGTCCGGCACCACCACCGAGACCAGCCTGGCCTTCCGTGTGCTGCGCGAGCTGCTGGAGAAGGAGATGGGCGTGGAAGAGGCCAATAAGCGCATCTACGCCACCACCGACCGTGCCAAGGGCACTCTGAAGCAGCTGGCCGACGCACAGGGCTGGCCCACCTTCGTGGTCCCCGATGACGTGGGCGGCCGCTACTCCGTGCTGAGCGCCGTGGGCCTGCTGCCCATCGCCGCTGCCGGCATCGACATCGACCAGCTGATGAAGGGCGCTGCCGACGCCATGGAGCGCTTCTCCGTGCTGAGCCCTGACAACGACGCTTACAAGTATGCTGCCATCCGCAACATCCTGTACCGCAAGGGCAAGAGCATCGAGATCCTGGAGTGCTACGAGCCGGACTTCACCCTGATGAACGAGTGGTACAAGCAGCTGTTCGGCGAGAGCGAGGGCAAGGACAACAAGGGCCTGTTCCCCGCAAGCTGCATCTTCTCCACCGACCTGCACTCCATGGGTCAGTTCATCCAGGAAGGCTCCCGCACCATGTTCGAGACCATCGTGGACGTCAAGAAGCCCGCAAAGGACCTGTTCATCGACTCGCTGGAGGGCAACTTTGACGGCCTGAACTTCCTGGCCGACCAGAACATGAGCGTGGTCAACCGCAAGGCCATGGAAGGCACCATCCTGGCTCACACCGACGGCGGCGTGCCGGAAGTGCTGGTGGAAGTGGACGACCTGTCCGCTTACAACGTGGGCTACCTGATCTACTTCTTCTGGCGTGCCTGTGCCTGCAGCGGCTATCTGCTGGGTGTGAACCCCTTCAACCAGCCGGGTGTGGAAAGCTACAAGAAGAACATGTTTGCGCTGCTGGGCAAGCCGGGCTACGAAGGCCTGACCGCCGAGCTGGAAGCAAAGCTGAAGTAA
- a CDS encoding YceD family protein, with amino-acid sequence MQFDLRKFITAGRQPYHAEFQCDLSAHDYAGARIPQPVTAVFDAETDGDEIRMTLRANALVHGECARCLDPVTREETVDTEWTVKERDLDDPDFELPLDEKGHLDVDEWLSQEFMFQIPTVLLCSPDCAGLCPQCGKKKAECTCQPAEPTEAPVDTRLAILKSLLN; translated from the coding sequence ATGCAATTTGACCTGAGAAAGTTTATCACAGCCGGCAGGCAACCCTATCATGCAGAGTTTCAGTGTGATTTATCTGCTCATGATTATGCCGGTGCAAGGATCCCTCAGCCGGTCACTGCGGTGTTTGACGCGGAGACGGACGGCGACGAGATCCGGATGACACTGCGGGCAAACGCATTGGTGCACGGAGAGTGCGCCCGCTGCCTGGACCCGGTCACCCGGGAAGAGACAGTCGATACGGAGTGGACCGTCAAGGAACGGGATCTGGATGACCCGGATTTCGAGCTTCCGCTGGACGAAAAAGGGCATTTGGATGTGGATGAGTGGCTCAGCCAGGAATTCATGTTCCAGATCCCCACGGTGCTGCTTTGCAGCCCCGACTGCGCCGGACTTTGTCCGCAGTGCGGCAAAAAGAAAGCGGAGTGCACCTGCCAACCGGCAGAACCGACCGAAGCTCCCGTAGACACAAGGCTCGCAATCCTTAAATCACTGCTGAACTGA
- a CDS encoding DUF512 domain-containing protein, translated as MAIKIERVEPGSEAEALGLAPGDELLAVDENELNDSLDYDFYTDSSSFHLKAKVADGIREWNVQRTERGPFGCDFKTYLGDQKHSCSNHCMFCFIDQLPPGMRESLYFKDDDERLSFLFGNYITMTNMQDHEIERIIKMHISPINISVHTTNPQLRVRMLANKRGGEVLKYLPRLVQGGIAVNCQLVLCRGINDGDELRRTLTDLLELTPMVQSVAAVPCGVTDYRQNLFKQIPYDAETSAAVIDILEEFGDECKRRHGKRIIYPSDEWYLKAGRPIPDPEFYEDYDQLENGVGMMSLFRQEFLAELDKPHRIYGTKKLDVVTGTMAAPLIIEMMEELHRQYPMIEVTVHPIQNKFFGGNVGVAGLVTATDIIAQCEGKLTSGTLGVPAVMLREEKDTFLDDVTITQLGERLGVKVEVLPVGGGDEARALLRSGLHIARRKR; from the coding sequence TTGGCGATCAAAATCGAGCGTGTGGAACCGGGCAGCGAAGCCGAGGCGCTGGGCCTTGCGCCCGGTGACGAGCTGCTGGCCGTGGATGAAAACGAGCTGAATGACTCGCTGGATTACGATTTTTATACCGACAGCTCCAGCTTTCACCTGAAAGCAAAGGTGGCCGACGGCATCCGGGAATGGAATGTGCAGCGCACGGAGCGCGGACCCTTTGGCTGTGACTTCAAGACCTATCTGGGCGACCAGAAGCACTCCTGCTCCAACCACTGCATGTTCTGCTTCATCGACCAGCTGCCCCCCGGCATGCGCGAGAGCCTGTATTTCAAGGATGATGACGAGCGCCTGAGCTTTTTGTTCGGCAACTACATCACCATGACCAACATGCAGGACCATGAGATCGAACGCATCATCAAGATGCACATCTCGCCCATCAACATTTCGGTGCACACCACCAACCCCCAGCTCCGCGTGCGGATGCTGGCCAACAAGCGCGGCGGCGAGGTGCTCAAGTACCTGCCCCGGTTGGTGCAGGGCGGCATTGCCGTGAACTGCCAGCTGGTGCTGTGCCGCGGTATCAACGACGGCGACGAGCTGCGCCGCACCCTGACCGATCTGCTGGAGCTGACCCCCATGGTGCAGAGCGTGGCGGCGGTGCCCTGCGGTGTGACGGATTACCGTCAGAATCTGTTCAAACAGATCCCCTACGACGCCGAGACCAGCGCCGCCGTCATCGACATTCTGGAAGAATTCGGCGACGAGTGCAAGCGCCGCCACGGCAAGCGCATCATCTACCCCAGCGATGAGTGGTATCTCAAGGCCGGGCGTCCCATCCCGGACCCGGAATTCTACGAGGACTACGACCAGCTGGAAAACGGCGTGGGCATGATGAGCCTGTTCCGGCAGGAATTTCTGGCCGAACTGGACAAGCCCCACCGCATTTACGGCACCAAAAAGCTGGATGTGGTCACCGGCACCATGGCAGCCCCCCTCATCATTGAGATGATGGAAGAGCTGCACCGCCAGTACCCCATGATCGAGGTGACCGTGCACCCCATCCAGAACAAGTTCTTTGGCGGCAACGTGGGCGTGGCGGGCCTTGTAACGGCCACCGACATCATCGCCCAGTGTGAGGGCAAACTGACCAGCGGTACGCTGGGCGTGCCCGCTGTGATGCTGCGCGAAGAGAAAGATACCTTTTTGGACGATGTGACGATCACCCAGCTGGGCGAGCGTCTGGGCGTGAAGGTCGAGGTGCTGCCCGTGGGCGGCGGCGACGAGGCTCGGGCCCTGCTGCGCAGCGGACTGCACATCGCAAGAAGAAAGCGATAA
- a CDS encoding substrate-binding domain-containing protein, with protein sequence MKNTKISRRSFLLGLAACSAAGVLTACSGSSEPASSASTAPEPPASSAASEVTAAPFLTVEDFPALDGSTACIPLMAQMLADTTGMDLEEAQSIISVSTTAYAWESFGLYNTDTKMLVVYEAPDSVKEELEAANVQLEQKPIGVDALVFIVNEDNPVTDLTQQQLRDIYAGKITNWKDVGGQDLDIVAFQRRSDSGSQTLFQKLLIQGGELMDPPTELAPTAMGELVDSLAAYNNSANAIGFSVYYYIDQMYSQPGLRLLSVDGVMPSNDTLADGSYPLCNDFYAVIRPDAAADSPERQLYDWLDTEAGQACIKKAGYVPAGSAAANG encoded by the coding sequence ATGAAAAACACGAAAATTTCCCGCCGCAGCTTTCTGCTGGGTCTTGCCGCCTGCTCTGCCGCCGGGGTCCTGACGGCCTGCTCCGGCAGCAGCGAGCCTGCTTCGTCTGCTTCCACCGCCCCGGAACCCCCTGCTTCCTCGGCTGCCAGTGAGGTGACCGCCGCACCGTTCCTGACCGTGGAGGACTTCCCTGCCCTGGACGGCAGCACGGCCTGCATCCCCCTGATGGCGCAAATGCTGGCCGACACCACCGGCATGGACCTGGAAGAAGCCCAGAGCATCATTTCGGTCAGCACCACCGCTTATGCCTGGGAGAGCTTTGGTCTGTACAACACCGACACCAAAATGCTGGTGGTGTACGAAGCCCCGGATTCCGTCAAGGAAGAGCTGGAGGCCGCCAACGTCCAGCTGGAGCAGAAGCCCATCGGCGTGGACGCACTGGTGTTCATCGTGAACGAGGACAACCCCGTGACCGACCTGACCCAGCAGCAGCTGCGGGACATCTACGCCGGAAAGATCACCAACTGGAAGGACGTGGGCGGCCAGGATCTGGACATCGTGGCCTTCCAGCGCCGGTCTGACTCCGGCAGCCAGACCCTGTTCCAGAAGCTGCTCATTCAGGGCGGCGAACTGATGGACCCGCCCACCGAGCTGGCCCCCACCGCCATGGGCGAACTGGTGGACAGCCTTGCCGCCTACAACAACTCCGCCAACGCCATCGGCTTTTCGGTGTACTACTACATCGACCAGATGTACTCCCAGCCCGGTCTGCGGCTGCTGAGTGTGGACGGCGTGATGCCCTCCAACGACACACTGGCCGACGGCAGCTATCCCCTCTGCAACGACTTCTACGCCGTCATCCGTCCGGATGCCGCCGCCGACAGCCCGGAGCGCCAGCTCTACGACTGGCTGGACACCGAGGCCGGGCAGGCCTGCATCAAAAAGGCCGGCTATGTGCCTGCCGGCAGTGCAGCCGCCAACGGCTGA
- the rpmF gene encoding 50S ribosomal protein L32, with protein MAVPKRHLSKARRDKRRSNVWKLEAPALVKCSNCGSLKLPHQACGNCGYYKGEEVIKKA; from the coding sequence ATGGCAGTACCTAAGAGACATCTTTCCAAGGCCCGCCGCGACAAGCGTCGCAGCAATGTTTGGAAGCTGGAGGCCCCCGCACTGGTCAAGTGCAGCAACTGCGGCTCTCTGAAGCTCCCCCACCAGGCATGTGGCAACTGCGGTTACTACAAGGGCGAGGAAGTCATCAAGAAGGCCTAA
- a CDS encoding transporter: MEHPASHVESHWRTQLRNHIIQASSLLEILLSGLVLIGLLLSAVPLIRWMPGLLIDGNEVEIRTFLERSLDIVIGIEFIKMLAKHSPGSSLEVLLYAIARHLVVGHDSALENLLSVGAIALIFIVRKYFFVPAFGAHLPDGHLAPDLSPAQSGIHWLHPEPETEPGEDDE, encoded by the coding sequence ATGGAACATCCCGCTTCGCATGTGGAAAGCCACTGGCGCACCCAGCTGCGCAACCACATCATTCAGGCGTCCAGCCTGCTGGAGATCCTGCTCTCTGGGCTGGTGCTCATTGGTCTGCTGCTCAGCGCCGTGCCGCTCATCCGGTGGATGCCCGGCCTGCTGATCGACGGCAACGAGGTGGAGATCCGCACCTTTCTGGAGCGCAGTCTGGACATCGTGATCGGTATCGAGTTCATCAAGATGCTGGCCAAGCACAGCCCCGGCAGCAGTCTGGAAGTACTGCTCTACGCCATTGCCCGCCATCTGGTGGTGGGCCATGACTCGGCGCTGGAAAACCTGCTCAGTGTGGGTGCCATCGCCCTCATCTTCATTGTGCGCAAATACTTCTTTGTGCCCGCCTTTGGTGCCCATCTGCCGGACGGCCACCTCGCTCCGGACCTTTCGCCCGCGCAAAGCGGCATCCACTGGCTGCACCCCGAACCGGAAACAGAACCGGGCGAGGACGACGAATAA
- the der gene encoding ribosome biogenesis GTPase Der has translation MSKPIVAVVGRPNVGKSTLFNKLCGQRLAIVEDTPGITRDRIFANCEWNGHEFLLVDTGGIEPKATEGILAHMREQAQIAIDTADCIIMVVDVRDGLTAADEDVAHMLRRSHKPIILAVNKCDKVGEAPMELYEFYNLGFDEVMPISSVHGHGTGDLLDAVCAHLDFSETVVEEDRIPVAIIGRPNVGKSSLTNRILGENRMIVANEAGTTRDAIDTPVDNAYGKFIFTDTAGLRKRSNITDGLERYMVVRALAAVERSRVALILVDATVGFTEQDSKVAGYAHDQGKACIIVVNKWDAVEGKETNTMEQQRRGYAEDFSFMGYAPIIFISAQTGYNVNKLMQLIRDVDAQNGARVPTGVLNEMLARATARMQPPSDKGRRLKIFYLTQASTRPPTFVAFVNAKHLFHFSYQRYLINQIRENFGLEHTPIRLVVRERGSGEVGAKDV, from the coding sequence ATGAGCAAACCGATCGTAGCAGTGGTGGGCCGCCCCAACGTGGGCAAGTCTACCCTGTTCAACAAACTGTGCGGCCAGCGTCTGGCCATCGTGGAAGATACCCCGGGCATCACCCGCGACCGTATCTTTGCCAACTGCGAGTGGAACGGCCACGAATTTTTGCTGGTGGACACCGGCGGCATTGAGCCCAAGGCCACCGAGGGCATTCTGGCCCATATGCGCGAGCAGGCCCAGATCGCCATTGACACTGCCGACTGCATCATCATGGTAGTGGATGTGCGCGACGGCCTGACCGCTGCCGACGAGGATGTGGCCCACATGCTGCGCCGCAGCCACAAGCCCATCATCCTGGCCGTGAACAAGTGCGACAAGGTGGGCGAGGCCCCCATGGAGCTGTACGAGTTCTACAACCTGGGTTTTGACGAGGTGATGCCCATCTCGTCCGTGCACGGTCACGGCACCGGCGACCTACTGGATGCCGTGTGCGCACACCTGGACTTCAGCGAAACGGTGGTGGAAGAGGACCGCATCCCGGTGGCCATCATCGGCCGCCCCAACGTGGGCAAGTCCAGCCTGACCAACCGCATCCTGGGCGAGAACCGTATGATCGTGGCCAATGAGGCCGGTACCACCCGCGATGCCATCGACACCCCGGTGGACAATGCCTACGGCAAGTTCATCTTTACCGACACCGCAGGTCTGCGCAAGCGCAGCAACATCACCGACGGTCTGGAGCGGTATATGGTGGTGCGCGCCCTGGCTGCCGTGGAGCGCAGCCGTGTGGCCCTGATCCTAGTGGATGCCACCGTCGGCTTTACCGAGCAGGACAGCAAGGTGGCCGGTTATGCCCATGACCAGGGCAAGGCCTGTATCATCGTGGTGAACAAGTGGGACGCCGTAGAAGGCAAGGAGACCAACACCATGGAGCAGCAGCGCCGCGGCTATGCCGAGGACTTCAGCTTCATGGGCTACGCCCCCATCATCTTCATTTCGGCCCAGACTGGCTACAACGTGAACAAGCTGATGCAGCTGATCCGCGACGTGGACGCACAGAACGGTGCCCGCGTGCCCACCGGCGTGCTGAACGAGATGCTGGCCCGTGCCACGGCCCGCATGCAGCCGCCCAGCGACAAGGGCCGCCGCCTGAAGATCTTCTACCTGACCCAGGCTTCCACCCGCCCGCCCACGTTTGTGGCCTTTGTGAACGCAAAACACCTGTTCCACTTCAGCTATCAGCGGTATCTCATCAACCAGATCCGCGAGAACTTTGGCCTGGAACACACCCCCATCCGTCTGGTCGTGCGGGAGCGCGGCTCCGGCGAAGTGGGTGCCAAGGACGTGTAA
- the plsY gene encoding glycerol-3-phosphate 1-O-acyltransferase PlsY, whose translation MMQTILIAVLTAAQAYLLGSADTGILISKFVYHDDVRNHGSGAAGMTNMLRTFGKKAAALTAAGDVLKGVAAVCIGRWLFHFLPADAGLSAWLGVYLAAILAVVGHLKPLYFGFKGGKGVLVAGGAILAIQPVLLPFLALIFLACLLPTGMVSLGSVTMAAAYPLLTLGYCLLRGYAVQDLLICLVGSVIMAAMVIYMHRSNIQRIRDGKEYRFGRHGKQ comes from the coding sequence ATGATGCAAACCATCCTCATCGCCGTGCTCACGGCTGCGCAGGCTTACCTGCTGGGCAGTGCGGACACCGGCATCCTCATCAGCAAATTCGTGTATCACGATGACGTGCGCAACCACGGCAGCGGCGCTGCCGGTATGACCAACATGCTGCGCACCTTTGGCAAGAAAGCCGCGGCCCTCACGGCCGCCGGTGACGTGCTCAAGGGGGTAGCTGCCGTGTGCATCGGCCGCTGGCTGTTCCACTTCCTGCCCGCCGACGCTGGCCTCTCGGCCTGGCTGGGCGTGTATCTGGCCGCCATCCTGGCGGTGGTGGGCCACCTTAAGCCCCTGTATTTCGGCTTCAAGGGCGGCAAGGGCGTGCTGGTGGCCGGTGGAGCCATTCTGGCCATCCAGCCGGTGCTGCTGCCGTTCCTGGCCCTGATCTTTCTGGCCTGCCTGCTGCCCACCGGTATGGTGTCGCTGGGCAGTGTGACCATGGCGGCGGCTTATCCGTTGTTGACGCTGGGCTACTGCCTGCTGCGTGGCTATGCCGTACAGGACCTGCTCATCTGTCTGGTGGGCTCTGTCATCATGGCTGCCATGGTCATCTATATGCATCGCTCCAACATCCAGCGCATCCGCGACGGCAAGGAATACCGCTTTGGCCGCCACGGCAAACAGTAA
- a CDS encoding D-alanyl-D-alanine carboxypeptidase, whose translation MERRNLALLCAGVLCFWLFALAFGTAEGRGVAVQAELPTAAPAAVEDVPVVDAAAQPQLSLNCRAAILVDQDTGTVLYEKNADEQVPIASITKVMTLLLTFEAIHNGQLTLETTVPVSEHAYHMGGSQIWLEPGEQFTLDEMIKAICVSSANDAAVAVAELVGGSEPAFVERMNARAAELGMEHTTFHNACGLDTEGHLSTARDVAVMSCQILNTCPEVLHYTGIWTDTLRGGATQLVNTNKLLHRYNGITGLKTGTTGGAGVCISASAARDGLRLVAVILGAPSSKDRFEAAAALLDYGFGGWQAAPLPAPEVQPLQLKVKGSAEDSVPLDYSALPQTVLLPREGTAALTAQASLPQQLEAPVEKGQTVGTVQVYHGETLLGEYEVKAAADAPRMDFGTAFSLLWGSLTG comes from the coding sequence ATGGAACGGAGAAATCTGGCATTGCTGTGCGCGGGGGTCCTGTGCTTCTGGCTGTTTGCGCTGGCCTTCGGCACGGCAGAGGGCAGGGGCGTTGCGGTGCAGGCGGAACTGCCCACAGCGGCCCCGGCGGCGGTGGAAGATGTCCCGGTGGTGGACGCTGCGGCGCAGCCGCAGCTGAGCCTGAACTGCCGGGCGGCCATTCTGGTGGATCAGGACACCGGTACGGTGCTGTACGAAAAAAACGCCGATGAGCAGGTGCCCATTGCTTCCATCACCAAGGTGATGACCCTGCTGCTGACCTTTGAAGCCATCCACAACGGGCAGCTCACACTGGAAACAACGGTGCCGGTGAGCGAGCACGCCTACCATATGGGCGGCAGTCAGATCTGGCTGGAACCCGGGGAGCAGTTCACGCTGGATGAGATGATCAAGGCCATCTGCGTGTCCTCGGCCAATGACGCCGCCGTGGCAGTGGCGGAGCTGGTGGGCGGCAGTGAGCCGGCCTTTGTGGAGCGCATGAATGCCCGGGCCGCCGAGCTGGGCATGGAGCACACCACCTTCCATAACGCCTGCGGGCTGGATACCGAAGGGCACCTTTCCACCGCTCGGGACGTGGCGGTGATGAGCTGCCAGATCCTGAACACCTGCCCGGAGGTGCTGCACTATACCGGCATCTGGACCGATACCCTGCGGGGCGGGGCCACCCAGCTGGTGAACACCAACAAACTGCTGCACCGCTACAACGGCATCACCGGCCTCAAGACCGGCACCACCGGCGGGGCTGGGGTGTGCATCAGCGCCAGTGCCGCCCGTGACGGCCTGCGGCTGGTGGCGGTGATCCTGGGGGCACCCTCCAGCAAGGACCGGTTTGAAGCCGCCGCCGCCCTGCTGGACTATGGCTTCGGGGGCTGGCAGGCCGCCCCGCTGCCGGCACCGGAGGTCCAGCCCTTACAATTAAAGGTAAAGGGCAGTGCAGAGGACAGCGTGCCGCTGGATTATTCCGCTCTGCCGCAGACCGTTCTGCTGCCCCGGGAGGGCACGGCGGCGCTGACCGCGCAGGCCAGCCTTCCCCAGCAGCTGGAAGCCCCGGTGGAAAAGGGTCAGACGGTGGGCACCGTGCAGGTATACCACGGCGAGACTCTGCTGGGCGAATACGAGGTGAAAGCGGCCGCCGACGCGCCCCGTATGGACTTTGGCACCGCCTTCAGCCTGCTGTGGGGCAGCCTGACCGGCTGA